The following coding sequences are from one Saccharomyces eubayanus strain FM1318 chromosome VII, whole genome shotgun sequence window:
- the FLC3 gene encoding putative flavin adenine dinucleotide transporter yields MKFLQTFKSCSIIGLIISLTSNIGLVEAKRKLVATSLVTCMENSQLSANSFDVVFDPDDRSLHYNLDMTTQIDSFIYADIDVYAYGFRIITKNVDLCAIEWKQFCPVHPGNIQIXSIEYISKKYVDDIPGIAYQVPDIDAYAKVRITNNVSDYLACIQIYFSNGKTVSQIGVKWATAVVAGIGLLLSAILSTFGNSTAASHISANTMSLFLYFQSVVVVAMQHVHRVPPIAAAWAENLVWSMGLIRISFMQRIFRWYVQSTGGTPSLYLTSTSMSVLAQRSWDYLMEFSLMKRATNVLYGNSNTLIFRGIKRLGYKMKIENTSIVCTGFTFFVLCGYVLAGFIVIVKCCVELAVRLGWIEKTRFWEFRKQWKIILKGALLRYIYIGFVQLTILSFWEFTERDSAGVIVIACLFILLSCGLMLWAAWRTVFFARRSVAMYNNPAALLYGDEYVLHKYGFFYTMFNANHYWWNIVLLSHIFVKSLLVGFAQASGQTQVLFMFILDLLYFIAIIYYKPYLDRPTNIMNILISTVTVVNSFLFMFFSDLFNQSYKVSAIMGWIFFIMNAAFSFILLLMILAFAGMILFSKNPDLRFKPAKDDRTSFQRNTMKPEGTVNRSVANELLALGNVARDHNDNSDYESNNTGMNDEPKQVQDETTPTTFTSSDENKPSLTEKIFSKFTRQKNNNASTDVLKDENSNQQTFPHNLTNLSRENLSTLTMGSKSYPGHTRTQSDAHNGLINSFEEEDTSSTADPFHDSTEGDLLDTSSSDGGFGSQNFVRDDSMNSLGNNQQPVRKPPGFFDEGFM; encoded by the coding sequence ATGAAATTTTTACAAACCTTCAAATCGTGTTCCATAATTGGGCTGATAATATCACTGACCAGTAACATAGGTCTAGTAGAGGCGAAAAGGAAGCTAGTAGCGACGTCATTAGTCACATGTATGGAAAACTCCCAACTGTCAGCAAACAGTTTTGATGTCGTCTTTGACCCGGACGACAGGTCGCTACACTACAACCTTGACATGACAACCCAGATTGACTCTTTCATCTATGCTGACATCGATGTATATGCATACGGTTTCAGGATCATTACTAAAAACGTTGATCTTTGTGCAATCGAGTGGAAACAGTTCTGCCCCGTTCATCCAGGTAACATCCAAATCAASTCGATTGAATATATCTCTAAGAAATACGTAGACGACATTCCCGGTATTGCATACCAGGTCCCAGATATTGACGCGTACGCTAAGGTCAGGATCACGAACAATGTTAGTGATTATCTAGCCTGTATTCAAATATACTTTTCCAACGGAAAGACCGTTTCTCAGATTGGTGTGAAATGGGCAACCGCGGTGGTAGCGGGTATTGGTCTTTTATTATCTGCCATCTTATCCACGTTTGGAAACTCTACCGCCGCTTCGCATATTTCCGCCAACACGATGTCACTTTTCTTATATTTCCAATCGGTAGTCGTGGTCGCAATGCAGCATGTCCATCGGGTTCCACCCATTGCTGCTGCTTGGGCGGAAAATCTGGTTTGGTCAATGGGGTTGATTAGAATCTCATTCATGCAAAGAATTTTCCGTTGGTATGTACAGTCCACAGGCGGCACGCCAAGTTTGTATTTGACCTCTACTTCCATGTCTGTCTTGGCTCAAAGAAGCTGGGACTATTTAATGGAATTTTCCTTAATGAAAAGAGCCACCAACGTCTTATATGGAAATTCTAATACATTGATTTTTAGAGGTATCAAGAGACTGGGATATAAAATGAAGATTGAAAACACATCCATCGTTTGTACCGGTTTCACCTTCTTCGTTTTATGTGGTTATGTACTTGCTGGATTTATCGTGATCGTGAAATGCTGTGTGGAATTGGCCGTTAGATTGGGTTGGattgaaaagacaagatTTTGGGAGTTTAGGAAACAGtggaaaataatattaaagGGCGCTTTATTaagatatatatacatcGGTTTCGTTCAGTTAACAATCCTAAGTTTCTGGGAATTCACCGAGAGAGACTCAGCTGGTGTTATCGTTATCGCTTGTCTATTCATTCTTCTGTCATGTGGATTAATGCTTTGGGCTGCGTGGAGAACCGTGTTTTTTGCAAGAAGATCTGTTGCAATGTACAATAACCCAGCTGCTTTATTATATGGTGATGAATATGTGTTACACAAATACGGATTTTTCTATACAATGTTTAACGCCAATCACTATTGGTGGAACATTGTCCTTTTGTCCCACATATTTGTAAAATCATTATTGGTTGGATTTGCTCAAGCTTCCGGTCAAACTCAAGTTCTCTTCATGTTTATACTGGATCTGCTTTATTTTATCGCCATCATCTACTATAAGCCCTATCTGGATCGTCCAACAAACATAATGAACATTTTGATTTCCACCGTCACAGTGGTTAAttccttcctttttatgtttttttcagatctgTTTAACCAAAGCTACAAGGTATCAGCCATCATGGGatggattttttttatcatgaATGCTGCATTCTCGttcattttattattaatgaTATTGGCATTTGCCGGTATGATACTCTTCTCAAAGAATCCTGATCTAAGATTCAAACCTGCAAAGGATGATAGAACCTCCTTCCAAAGGAACACTATGAAACCAGAAGGTACCGTCAACAGATCTGTAGCCAACGAATTACTTGCTTTAGGCAACGTTGCAAGGGATCATAACGACAATTCGGATTACGAATCAAATAATACTGGAATGAACGATGAGCCAAAACAAGTGCAAGATGAAACCACTCCCACAACGTTCACCTCAAGTGATGAGAACAAACCCTCTTTGacagaaaaaatatttagcAAATTCACAAGacagaagaacaacaatGCAAGTACAGATGTTTTAAAGGATGAAAATTCTAATCAACAAACATTTCCCCACAACCTAACAAATCTTTCGCGCGAAAACCTGTCAACATTAACAATGGGTTCCAAATCATACCCAGGACACACAAGGACACAGTCTGACGCACATAATGGATTGATAAACTCttttgaggaagaagacacAAGCTCAACTGCAGACCCTTTCCACGACTCCACTGAAGGAGACCTTTTAGATACCTCAAGCTCAGATGGAGGATTCGGATCACAAAACTTTGTTAGAGATGACAGTATGAATAGTTTAGGAAATAATCAACAACCAGTAAGGAAACCACCAGGATTTTTTGATGAAGGTTTCATGTGA
- the SEC27 gene encoding coatomer subunit beta' translates to MKLDIKKTFSNRSDRVKGIDFHPTEPWVLTTLYSGRVEIWNYETQIEVRSIQVTETPVRAGKFIARKNWIIVGSDDFRIRVFNYNTGEKVVDFEAHPDYIRSIAVHPTKPYVLSGSDDLTVKLWNWENNWALEQTFEGHEHFVMCVAFNPKDPTTFASGCLDRTVKVWSLGQSTPNFTLTTGQERGVNYVDYYPLPDKPYMITASDDLTIKIWDYQTKSCVATLEGHMSNVSFAVFHPTLPIIISGSEDGTLKIWNSSTYKVEKTLNVGLERSWCIATHPTGRKNYIASGFDNGFTVLSLGNDVPTLSLDPVGKLVWSGGKNAAVSDIFTAVIRGNEEVEQDEPLSLQTKELGSVDVFPQSLAHSPNGRFVTVVGDGEYVIYTALAWRNKAFGKCQDFVWGPDSNSYALIDETGQTKYYKNFKEVTSWSIPLHSAVDRLFSGALLGLKSEGFVYFFDWDNGALVRRIDVNAKDVIWSDNGELVMIINTNDSGDEASGYTLLFNRDAYLEAAKDGNIDDSEGVDEAFDVLYELSESVTSGKWVGDVFIFTTATNRLNYFVGGKTYNLAHYTKEMYLLGYLARDNKVYLADREVHVYGYEISLEVLEFQTLTLRGEIEEAIENVLPNVEGKDSLTKIARFLEGQEYYEEALNISPDQDQKFELALKVGQLTLAHDLLTDESADMRWRSLGDASLQRFNFKLAIEAFTKAHDLESLFLLHSSFNNKEGLITLAKDAETAGKFNLAFNAYWVAGDIEGAKELLIKSERFSEAALLGSTYGLGDNEVNDIVKKWKESLVLNGKKTVSERICETEGLPSSSKAADAQPLIDLDSAPTSKHAQEIQNTEIEEGEFVESNIKEPEGEKEVETSQPKEEDEQGQQEKAAAAEEENESKSEKDE, encoded by the exons ATGAAGCTGGACATAAAG AAAACTTTCAGTAATAGATCCGATAGGGTCAAAGGTATTGACTTCCATCCAACCGAACCATGGGTTCTAACAACCTTGTACTCCGGCCGTGTTGAAATTTGGAATTACGAAACACAAATTGAGGTCAGATCCATTCAAGTCACCGAAACTCCTGTAAGAGCAGGTAAATTCAttgcaagaaaaaactggatAATTGTAGGAAGTGACGATTTCAGGATCAGAGTCTTCAATTATAACACCGGTGAAAAAGtcgttgattttgaagCTCATCCAGACTATATACGTTCCATTGCTGTACACCCAACAAAACCTTATGTCTTGTCCGGTAGTGACGATTTAACAGTCAAACTGTGGAATTGGGAAAACAATTGGGCTCTCGAACAGACCTTTGAGGGTCATGAACATTTTGTTATGTGCGTAGCATTCAATCCAAAGGACCCTACTACATTTGCCTCCGGTTGTTTAGATCGAACAGTTAAAGTTTGGTCGTTGGGCCAGTCAACACCAAATTTCACTTTAACTACGGGGCAAGAAAGGGGCGTTAACTACGTTGATTACTACCCATTACCTGACAAGCCTTATATGATCACTGCGTCGGATGACTTGACCATCAAGATCTGGGACTACCAAACAAAGTCATGCGTAGCCACTTTAGAAGGTCACATGTCTAATGTTTCGTTTGCTGTTTTCCACCCAACTTTACCAATCATAATTTCTGGTTCTGAAGATGGTACTTTGAAGATCTGGAACTCTTCCACTTACAAGGTGGAGAAAACTTTAAACGTTGGTTTAGAAAGAAGTTGGTGTATTGCCACTCATCCAACTGGACGTAAAAACTACATTGCGTCCGGGTTTGATAACGGGTTCACTGTGCTTTCGTTAGGTAATGATGTTCCAACTTTATCGCTTGATCCTGTTGGTAAGTTGGTATGGTCAGGTGGTAAAAATGCAGCAGTTTCCGACATATTCACTGCTGTTATAAGAGGCAACGAAGAAGTCGAACAAGATGAACCATTATCCTTACAAACTAAAGAACTTGGGTCCGTCGATGTTTTCCCTCAGTCTTTAGCTCATTCTCCAAACGGTAGGTTCGTTACAGTTGTTGGGGACGGTGAATACGTTATTTATACAGCTTTGGCTTGGAGAAACAAAGCTTTTGGTAAATGCCAAGACTTTGTTTGGGGCCCTGACTCCAACAGTTATGCCTTAATTGACGAGACCGGACAAACAAAATACTATAAGAATTTTAAGGAAGTTACATCATGGTCTATCCCATTACACTCAGCAGTCGATAGGCTATTTTCAGGTGCTTTGTTGGGTCTTAAATCCGAAGGCtttgtttatttcttcGACTGGGACAACGGTGCGCTGGTCAGAAGAATTGATGTTAATGCTAAGGACGTGATTTGGTCCGATAACGGTGAATTGGTCATGATCATCAACACTAACGACAGCGGTGACGAAGCCAGTGGTTACACTTTATTATTCAACAGAGATGCTTACCTCGAAGCAGCAAAAGACGGCAACATTGACGACTCAGAAGGTGTTGACGAAGCATTCGACGTATTGTATGAATTAAGCGAATCTGTTACATCGGGTAAATGGGTTGGCGATGTCTTTATTTTCACCACAGCAACCAATAGGCTAAATTACTTCGTCGGTGGTAAGACTTATAATTTGGCTCATTacacaaaagaaatgtACCTATTAGGCTATTTGGCTCGTGACAACAAAGTATACTTAGCTGATAGAGAGGTGCATGTTTATGGTTACGAAATATCTTTAGAGGTTCTCGAGTTTCAAACATTAACTTTAAGAggagaaattgaagaagctaTCGAAAATGTTCTCCCAAATGTCGAAGGTAAGGACTCTTTAACTAAGATTGCTAGATTTTTGGAAGGTCAAGAGTATTATGAAGAAGCACTAAACATATCCCCAGATCAAGATCAAAAGTTCGAATTAGCCTTGAAAGTTGGTCAACTTACGCTGGCTCATGATTTGTTGACAGACGAGAGTGCTGATATGAGATGGAGATCACTAGGTGACGCATCTTTACAAAgattcaatttcaaacttGCTATTGAAGCTTTCACAAAAGCACACGACCTAGAATCCTTATTCTTATTGCATTCATCtttcaataataaagaGGGATTAATTACTTTAGCTAAAGATGCTGAAACTGCTGGTAAATTCAATTTGGCATTCAATGCTTATTGGGTTGCTGGTGATATAGAAGGTGCTAAAGAACTTTTAATCAAATCCGAGAGGTTCTCAGAAGCAGCTTTATTAGGTTCGACATATGGTCTAGGGGATAATGAAGTTAATGATATTgtcaagaaatggaaagaaagTTTAGTACTCaatggaaagaaaactgtATCAGAAAGAATATGCGAGACCGAAGGGTTACCAAGCTCATCAAAGGCAGCTGATGCACAACCTCTAATTGATTTAGATTCTGCTCCAACATCGAAACATGCccaagaaattcaaaatacTGAAATCGAAGAAGGCGAGTTTGTAGAATCAAACATAAAAGAACCTGAAGGAGAAAAGGAGGTAGAAACTTCAcaaccaaaagaagaagatgaacaAGGGCAACAGGAAAAGGCTGCCGCcgcagaagaagagaacgAGAGCAAGTCGGAGAAAGACGAATAA
- the MRM2 gene encoding 21S rRNA (uridine2791-2'-O) methyltransferase: MLLVYSRIRNYVPSSLCRICIRYNSGSQNRWLNRQLGDPYAKQAKVQNLRSRAAFKLMQIDDKYRLFSKSKPEQRILDLGYAPGAWSQVAHQRSSPTSMILGVDILPCEPPHGVNSIQANILAKRTHDLIRLFFSKHFQLNKHDELHKDHGYFQNMLEEELTHLKDTDLYREIFTSDDNYGVSSTNSTLRERENFPIDVIISDMYEPWPQTAGFWNNITNQAYFRMANTSGVSIRDHYQSVDLCDAALVTAIDLLRPLGSFVCKLYTGEEENLFKKRMKAVFNXVHKFKPDASRSESKETYYIGLKKKKNIDKLEVFSS, encoded by the coding sequence ATGCTTTTAGTGTATAGTCGTATTAGAAACTACGTGCCGTCTTCTTTATGTCGAATATGTATACGGTATAATTCCGGTTCGCAGAACAGATGGCTGAATAGGCAATTGGGGGATCCATACGCGAAACAAGCCAAAGTCCAAAACTTGAGGTCTAGAGCTGCATTCAAGCTTATGCAAATTGACGACAAATACCGACTTTTTAGCAAAAGCAAGCCGGAGCAGAGGATATTAGATCTTGGGTATGCTCCGGGGGCCTGGTCTCAAGTAGCACATCAAAGAAGCTCGCCCACCTCGATGATACTAGGTGTCGATATTTTACCTTGTGAACCGCCGCATGGTGTGAACTCTATCCAGGCCAATATACTGGCCAAGAGAACTCATGACCTAATAcggcttttcttttcgaaaCATTTTCAACTGAACAAACACGATGAGTTGCATAAAGATCATGGTTACTTTCAGAATATGCTCGAGGAGGAATTAACCCATTTGAAAGATACTGATTTATACCGCGAGATTTTCACTTCTGATGACAATTACGGCGTTTCAAGTACGAACAGCACACTAAGAGAACGGGAAAACTTCCCAATAGATGTAATTATAAGTGATATGTATGAACCTTGGCCCCAGACAGCGGGATTTTGGAATAACATTACTAATCAAGCTTATTTTAGGATGGCGAATACTTCTGGTGTTAGCATAAGAGACCATTACCAATCCGTTGATTTGTGCGATGCCGCGTTGGTAACGGCTATAGATTTACTACGGCCTCTCGGTTCCTTTGTTTGCAAACTATACACTGGTGAAGAGGAaaatttattcaaaaagagaatGAAAGCCGTCTTTAATAGMGTCCATAAGTTTAAACCAGATGCTTCGAGAAGTGAGTCGAAGGAAACCTATTATATTGggttaaagaagaagaaaaatatagaTAAACTAGAAGTGTTTAGCAGTTGA
- the RPL1B gene encoding 60S ribosomal protein uL1, translating to MSKITSSQVREHVKELLKYSNETKKRNFLETVELQVGLKNYDPQRDKRFSGSLKLPICPRPNMSLCIFGDAFDVDRAKSCGVDAMSVDDLKKLNKNKKLIKKLSKKYNAFIASEVLIKQVPRLLGPQLSKAGKFPTPVSHNDDLYSKVTDVRSTIKFQLKKVLCLAVAVGNVEMEEDVLANQILMSVNFLVSLLKKNWQNVGSLVVKSSMGPAFRLY from the coding sequence ATGTCTAAGATCACCTCTTCTCAAGTCAGAGAACACGTCAAGGAATTGTTGAAGTACTCCAACgaaaccaagaagagaaacttCTTGGAAACCGTCGAATTGCAAGTCGGTTTGAAGAACTATGACCCTCAAAGAGACAAGCGTTTCTCTggttctttgaaattgccAATCTGTCCAAGACCAAACATGTCTCTTTGTATCTTCGGTGATGCTTTCGATGTTGACAGAGCTAAGTCCTGTGGTGTCGACGCCATGTCCGTTGATgacttgaagaagttgaacaagaacaagaagttGATCAAGAAGTTGTCCAAGAAGTACAACGCTTTCATCGCTTCCGAAGTCTTGATCAAGCAAGTTCCAAGACTATTGGGTCCTCAATTGTCTAAGGCTGGTAAGTTCCCAACCCCAGTTTCTCACAACGATGACTTGTACAGTAAGGTCACCGATGTCAGATCTACCATCAAGTtccaattgaagaaggttTTGTGTTTGGCTGTTGCCGTCGGTAACGTCGAAatggaagaagatgttTTGGCTAACCAAATTTTGATGTCCGTTAACTTCTTGGTCtctttgttgaagaagaactggCAAAATGTTGGCTCCTTGGTCGTTAAGTCCTCCATGGGTCCAGCTTTCAGATTGTACTAA
- the PCL10 gene encoding Pcl10p codes for MTTNSGAELEELEDCDARSVSLGIVDDYSIAFELPLKPKFLQSENFSDLASDWEKSMPDTPGPSSSSKPDNMQFEDAADNSTSKNRVHVEQLLRSANEMNNYLAQNMEKINDFQVGLLNGGKGLYSAMGDDSSACLNATNLSSTSNFELSDDELEDTTGCTSSIFDKNLLHQQSGLNITRRKSPLSKPHNPSFEIGDSPDIDKHNVKDFDFSECSSITSFDIGGLHIRPPHGEEEDKLEEDRDEQEESNTESENPLLRGIPSDTELPHISVEEALANFSGTINLILELSKSENCTISNNKETEKEYANFYMKSKPSLSSVDFLKRVQDKCEYESTVYLVATYLMDTIFLTRNGSDVLQLKLKLQEKEIHRMIIATVRLSTKLLEDFVHSHEYFSKVCGVSKRLLSKLEVSLLVCLSDSELMISNKKLVASGRILDELRSSCK; via the coding sequence ATGACTACAAACAGCGGTGCAGAACTagaagaattagaagaTTGTGACGCACGTTCTGTCAGCTTGGGAATTGTAGACGATTATAGTATTGCATTCGAGTTACCTTTAAAACCGAAATTTCTACAGAGTGAAAATTTCTCAGATTTAGCAAGCGACTGGGAAAAGTCCATGCCAGATACACCTGGGCCATCAAGCAGCAGTAAGCCTGACAACATGCAGTTTGAAGATGCAGCTGATAATAGTACTTCAAAGAATAGGGTACACGTAGAGCAGTTGTTGCGATCTGCCAATGAAATGAATAATTATTTGGCACAGAACATGGAAAAGATAAACGACTTCCAAGTAGGGTTATTAAATGGAGGGAAAGGGTTGTATAGTGCAATGGGCGATGATTCAAGTGCATGTCTCAACGCAACCAATTTGAGTTCGACATCGAACTTTGAGTTAAGTGACgatgaattggaagatACGACTGGTTGCACGAGTTCtatctttgataaaaatctATTACATCAACAAAGTGGATTGAACATAACTCGACGTAAATCGCCGCTATCTAAACCTCATAATCCtagttttgaaattggcGATTCTCCCGATATAGACAAGCACAATGTCAAAGATTTCGATTTTTCCGAATGCAGTAGCATAACAAGTTTTGATATAGGAGGTCTACATATCAGGCCACCACACGGTGAAGAAGAGGACAAGTTGGAAGAAGACCGCgatgaacaagaagagaGTAATACAGAAAGCGAAAACCCATTATTACGTGGAATACCTAGCGATACAGAATTGCCGCATATATCAGTTGAAGAAGCTTTGGCAAACTTTAGCGGCACGATAAATCTAATACTAGAACTTAGTAAGAGTGAAAACTGCACCATTTCTAATAATAAGGAGACGGAAAAAGAATACGCAAACTTTTACATGAAGAGCAAACCCTCTTTGTCATCGGTGGACTTTCTTAAGAGGGTTCAAGACAAATGCGAATATGAGTCAACGGTTTACCTTGTAGCGACATATTTAATGGACACAATATTTTTGACTAGAAATGGTAGTGACGTTTTGCAATTGAAGCTGAAATTGCAAGAAAAGGAGATCCATCGGATGATAATAGCAACAGTGAGACTAAGCACGAAGCTATTAGAAGACTTCGTTCATTCACATGAGTACTTTAGCAAAGTATGTGGCGTATCTAAACGACTTCTTAGCAAGTTAGAAGTCAGCCTTTTAGTTTGCTTGTCCGATAGTGAATTAATGATaagtaataaaaaactgGTCGCGTCCGGACGAATTCTGGATGAACTACGGTCTTCCTGTAAATAG